A window of Mercenaria mercenaria strain notata chromosome 16, MADL_Memer_1, whole genome shotgun sequence contains these coding sequences:
- the LOC123540244 gene encoding bone morphogenetic protein 7-like, whose protein sequence is MKGDIFVKNLAVVVYVIFEIFSAVKCSEFFADNGIGHQQTIVIDHHNKRKQAEVQAEILQLLGLHQRPHVKKHGYGYSAPKFMINLYNSLQTEDGEGITDEVEFHSKVNLTLGKAIEHINGTDVIRSFINHADKIPHLRHDKDATFYFDTSDVSTAELVMGAEFRLYKESKKSRDSSILIEIFRIMQGQDPEDKTLEPEANVTVPWDREGWINFNVTRAVYLWTYLPYMNLGLYMKVTVIGKDTRLIDPGKVGIVGHRGPDDKQAFLVGFFKMARGDINVRHRRSADQSENSTPNEAENYYYWGGGGDSYSMDYRRSACQRHTLYVSFKSLGWQDWIIAPEGYPAFYCGGECTFPLGAHMNATNHAIVQTLVHLTKPYAVPKPCCAPTKLSAIQVLYFDEKSNVVLKRYKNMKVKACGCH, encoded by the exons ATGAAGGGTGATATATTTGTGAAAAACTTAGCAGTAGTGGTCTATGTGATTTTTGAGATATTCAGTGCTGTCAAATGTTCCGAGTTTTTCGCGGACAACGGTATCGGACATCAGCAGACGATCGTCATAGACCACCACAACAAACGGAAACAGGCCGAAGTCCAGGCCGAAATTCTGCAGTTGTTGGGCTTGCACCAGAGACCCCACGTGAAGAAACATGGTTATGGCTACTCAGCGCCGAAGTTCATGATAAATTTATACAATTCATTACAAACTGAGGACGGTGAAGGCATTACAGACGAAGTTGAATTCCACAGTAAAGTGAATCTCACGTTAGGGAAAGCCATCGAACATATTAACGGAACTGACGTCATAAGAAGCTTCATAAACCACG ctGATAAAATACCACATTTGAGACACGACAAGGATGCGACATTTTACTTTGACACGAGCGATGTCTCAACAGCAGAACTGGTCATGGGGGCTGAGTTCCGGCTTTACAAGGAGAGCAAAAAGTCAAGAGATTCCAGCATATTGATAGAAATATTCCGAATAATGCAAGGCCAGGATCCAGA AGATAAAACTCTCGAACCGGAAGCGAACGTGACGGTACCCTGGGACCGTGAGGGCTGGATCAACTTTAACGTGACTAGGGCAGTATACCTATGGACTTATCTTCCATATATGAACCTTGGTCTTTATATGAAAGTCACCGTGATAGGAAAAG ATACTCGTTTGATAGACCCTGGAAAAGTTGGTATTGTTGGACATCGGGGGCCGGACGACAAGCAAGCTTTTCTCGTGGGATTTTTCAAAATGGCGCGGGGTGATATCAACGTACGCCATCGTAGATCagctgaccaatcagaaaacagtaCTCCGAACGAGGCAGAAAATTACTACTACTGGGGAGGAGGAGGAGATAGTTACT CGATGGACTACCGACGGAGCGCTTGTCAAAGACATACACTGTACGTCAGCTTTAAAAGCTTAGGCTGGCAg gacTGGATTATCGCCCCTGAAGGTTATCCTGCGTTTTACTGCGGTGGAGAATGCACTTTCCCGCTAGGGGCGCACATGAACGCTACAAACCACGCCATCGTACAAACGCTTGTTCATCTAACTAAACCGTATGCAGTTCCAAAACCATGCTGTGCACCGACTAAGCTGTCCGCCATTCAAGTTTTGTACTTCGATGAAAAAtctaatgttgttttaaaaagatacaaaaatatgaaagttaagGCGTGCGGATGCCATTAG
- the LOC123541203 gene encoding nmrA-like family domain-containing protein 1 — MFGCYGRANDDKYRMGCGSSKEFPDDEPRTVVVFGATGLLGGSVARALLEDPLRFRVRAVTRRPSSEKARKLAEEGAVIVTANQNDIASLEKALDGADSMFLTTHYWEDKNKEKEIVRGLNAIDAAVHKGLTHIVFNGSENVRKTIGKDCGHLDSKAAIEEYLREVGVNYTIIRLPFWYENFTTVFRPHKVKHGVYAIPIPMEDMPLDMISVTDVGECVMKLFYRPRYYSRKTLSFGGDRLTTEEMAHALTKCLNKKFIYPKLRIKDFEQFDFPGSQELAAMFEFYQKAQITRDIKLTKRLNPEYKTFEKWLDEEMEAVENALKEQDQ, encoded by the exons ATGTTCGGCTGTTACGGACGTGCTAACGACGACAAATACAG GATGGGGTGTGGTTCGAGTAAGGAGTTTCCGGACGACGAACCAAGAACCGTGGTCGTGTTCGGAGCAACCGGACTACTTGGTGGGTCCGTGGCCCGGGCCCTGTTAGAAGATCCATTGAGGTTTAGAGTTCGAGCCGTTACAAGACGACCCTCGAGCGAGAAGGCAAGAAAATTGGCCGAGGAAG GAGCTGTTATAGTTACTGCAAATCAAAATGATATAGCGAGCCTGGAGAAGGCGCTAGATGGCGCTGATTCAATGTTTCTCACAACACATTACTGGgaagataaaaataaagaaaaggaaATTGTCAGG GGTCTCAATGCTATAGATGCCGCCGTTCATAAAGGGCTCACCCATATAGTATTCAATGGGTCAGAAAATGTCCGGAAAACTATAGGAAAAGATTGTGGTCACTTGGACAGCAAGGCGGCTATAGAGGAATATTTGAGAGAAGTTG GAGTCAACTACACGATTATACGACTGCCATTTTGGTACGAAAATTTCACAACAGTATTCCGACCACATAAAGTGAAGCACGGAGTTTACGCGATAC CAATACCAATGGAGGACATGCCATTAGATATGATCTCTGTGACTGATGTCGGAGAATGTGTAATGAAACTGTTCTACAGACCTAGATACTATTCCAGAAAGACTTTATCATTTGGGGGAGATAGACTTACCACTGAAGAAATGGCGCATGCGCTAACAAAATGCTTaaacaagaaatttatttatcCGAAG CTCAGAATCAAAGACTTTGAACAGTTTGATTTTCCTGGATCGCAGGAGTTGGCGGCCATGTTTGAATTTTACCAAAAGGCTCAAATAACTCGAGATATAAAATTGACTAAAAGACTAAATCCCGAATATAAGACATTTGAAAAGTGGCTGGACGAAGAGATGGAGGCGGTTGAAAATGCTTTAAAAGAACAGGATCAGTGA